In Microbacterium sp. zg-Y818, the genomic window CGCGGGCGGGGGACTCAGCGGATGCCACGGGGTGCACTCCTCGGTTCGGGACGGTTCAGCGTGGATTCGCGGGCCCGAGCGCCTCCGGGGAGAGCTCCTCGCGCGCCCCGAGGGCTCAGATGAGCGAGAGCTCCCGCAGCTTGGCCTCGACGTCGATGTCGGCGGGCTCGACGTGATGCGTCGCGTCGGGGTACACCACGACCGGGATGTTCGTGCGTCCGGAGATCTCCCGCGCGATATCGGCGGCCGCGGGCTCGGCCTCGAGGTCGATGTACTCGTAAGCGACGCCGAGGTTGTCGAGCTGGGCCTTCGTGCGGCGGCAGTCGCGGCACCAGTCGGCGCCGAACATCGTAAGGTTGGCGGGTTTGTCGGTCATGGCACCAGCCTACGGCCGCGCCCTGTGCGCGGCCTCGTACGGTCAGGGGTCGGCGTGCTGTCCGACGACCTGTCGGGCCCGCGTGGCGGCAGCGGCGCGCGAGCGCCGCGGGGCGTAGACGACGAGTGCGTGGAACACGAAGCGCACGATGAAGGCCGCCACCAGCGTGAGCGCAGCGGCGAACACGGCGGAGAGATGGGTGCCCTCCACCAGCAGCCACATCACCGGGATGCGGATCAGCGCCTCGGCGTTGTTGAAGGTGAACGACTTCAGGAACCGATGGCGCATCAGCCCGGACTCCGACCGCATGTCGGCGAAGACGAGGTACTCCAGAAGCAGGAAGTTGCCGATGATCGTCACTTCGCTCGCGATCACGGCGGCCACGACGTATTCGACGCCGAGCCGCATGAGGCCCCACATGATCACGAGGTTCGCGACGGCGCCGAACCCGCCGACGAGGGCGAAGGCCGACATGCGGCCGAACCGCAGCATCGTCAGTTGCGTGAGAAAGCGGATGCCCTGCGTGAACGACGCCTTCGACGCACCGGCGTGACGCGGCGCGAAGTTGAACGGCACCTCCGCGATGCGCAGCTGCCGGCGGGCGAGCACCTCGAGCAGGATCTTGAAGCCGCGCGGATGCAGCGCCCTGATGTCGATGGCGTCGCGGTTGAGCAGGAAGAACCCCGTCATCGGGTC contains:
- a CDS encoding glycosyltransferase codes for the protein MDLTIIVPTYNEGPNVVELLGRIGEVMAGRDFEVLFVDDSTDDTPAVVQAAAATTSFPVRLLHRDTATDGLGGAVLEGFAAARSPWCLVMDGDLQHPPETIPSLLDRAAVGDVDVVVASRYAAGGTSKGLADATRTTVSRASNLLTKAMFPRKLAGCSDPMTGFFLLNRDAIDIRALHPRGFKILLEVLARRQLRIAEVPFNFAPRHAGASKASFTQGIRFLTQLTMLRFGRMSAFALVGGFGAVANLVIMWGLMRLGVEYVVAAVIASEVTIIGNFLLLEYLVFADMRSESGLMRHRFLKSFTFNNAEALIRIPVMWLLVEGTHLSAVFAAALTLVAAFIVRFVFHALVVYAPRRSRAAAATRARQVVGQHADP
- a CDS encoding glutaredoxin domain-containing protein, which gives rise to MTDKPANLTMFGADWCRDCRRTKAQLDNLGVAYEYIDLEAEPAAADIAREISGRTNIPVVVYPDATHHVEPADIDVEAKLRELSLI